From Camelina sativa cultivar DH55 chromosome 20, Cs, whole genome shotgun sequence, the proteins below share one genomic window:
- the LOC104769072 gene encoding protein SQS1-like isoform X2, protein MPIDTQVKHKKLGLRAEKLKIQWRNKIVKSQATIPQNSEKVSNVMGESSGSSSSLPAINSSNIGFQLLKKHGWTEGTGLGVAEQGRLVPIQAEPKNNKRGLGAEQPAKRKAAQPKATASGDGEKDEGDSKKSKKLSKKMRKMMEHEKHLQEKEFERAFFREFWPENL, encoded by the exons ATGCCTATAGACACGCAAGTGAAACATAAGAAACTTGGACTGAGAGCAGAGAAACTAAAGATACAATGGAGGAATAAAATTGTAAAGTCTCAGGCTACCATTCCTCAAAACAGTGAAAAG GTGTCGAACGTTATGGGTGAGTCCTCTGGATCAAGCAGTTCATTGCCTGCTATCAATTCTTCCAACATTGGGTTTCAA CTACTAAAGAAGCATGGCTGGACGGAAGGCACTGGTCTTGGAGTCGCTGAACAG GGCAGATTGGTGCCTATACAAGCAGAgccaaaaaataacaaaagaggaTTGGGAGCTGAACAACCAGCTAAGAGAAAAGCGGCACAACCTAAGGCTACAGCTTCTGGAGACGGCGAAAAG GATGAAGGAGACTCAAAGAAGAGCAAGAAACTCTCTAAGAAAATGCGGAAGATGATGGAGCACGAAAAACATTTACAGGAAAAAGAATTTGAACGAGCCTTCTTTAGGGAGTTCTGGCCTGAGAATTTATAG
- the LOC104769074 gene encoding PAX3- and PAX7-binding protein 1-like translates to MGSNRPRNFRRRGDDGDDEIDGKDVTAATKTPTPALPSSKPKKLPASTPKKKLLSFADDEEEEDDEALRVTVKPKNGSKDRVKSSSRLGVSGSSSHKHSSTKEHRPTSSSSFSTVVPLSNVLPQAGSYTKEALLELQKNTRTLPYSRPSANAEPKVVLKGLIKPPQDHEQQSLKDVVKQVSDLDFDEEGEDDRPEDAFADQAAVIRAKREKMRQSRTAPAPDYISLDGGTANHSAVEGVSDEEADFQGIFVGARPHKGDKKGVFDFGDDNPIVKETTTSSFYEDEDEEEKLWEEEQYKKGIGKRMDEGSHRTVSSNGIGVPLHPNQQPPPQQQPQRYAYHAGIPMPNVSLPPTIGPATSVDTLPMSQQAELAKKALQDNVKKLKESHAKTLSSLTKTDENLTDSLMSITALESSLAAAGDKYVFMQKLRDFISVICDFMQEKGSLMEEIEDQMKELNEKHALSILERRVADNDDEMVELGAAVKAAMAVLNKQGRSTSVIAAATSAALAASASIRQQTNQPVKLDEFGRDENLQKRREVEQRAADRQKRRARFENKRASAMEIDGSSLKIEGESSTDESDSETSAYKETRDSLLQCADKVFSDASEEYSQLSMVKARFERWKRDYSSTYRDAYMSLTVPSIFSPYVRLELLKWDPLHQYVDFFDMKWHGLLFDYGKPEDEDDFAPDDTDANLVPELVEKVAIPILHHQIVRCWDILSTQETRNAVAATSLVTNYVPASSEAVAELLTAIRARLVEAIAAISVPTWDPLVLKAVPNAPQVAAYRFGTSVRLMRNICMWKDILALPVLENLALSDLLFGKVLPHVRSIASNIHDAVTRTERIIASLSGVWTGPSVTRTHSRPLQPLVDCTLTLRRNLEKRLASGLDDVETTGLARRLKRILVELHEHDHARETVRTFNLKEAV, encoded by the exons atgGGAAGTAACCGTCCTAGGAATTTCCGGCGGCGCGGGGACGACGGCGACGATGAAATCGACGGTAAAGATGTTACCGCCGCGACTAAAACGCCTACTCCGGCTCTTCCTTCGTCGAAACCTAAAAAACTCCCAGCCTCGACCCCGAAGAAGAAACTCCTAAGTTTCGCCGAcgacgaggaggaggaagacgatGAAGCTCTCCGTGTGACGGTAAAACCTAAGAATGGTAGTAAAGACCGTGTCAAATCCTCTTCGCGTCTCGGCGTTTCTGGATCTTCTTCTCACAAACACTCTTCCACCAAGGAACATCgtcccacttcttcttcttctttctccaccGTGGTTCCGCTTTCTAACGTGCTTCCCCAGGCCGGCTCTTATACGAAAGAGGCGTTGCTTGAGCTCCAGAAGAACACACGGACGCTTCCGTATTCTCGCCCTAGTGCCAATGCCGAGCCCAAGGTTGTACTCAAGGGTTTGATCAAACCTCCACAGGATCATGAGCAGCAGAGTCTGAAGGATGTGGTCAAACAGGTTTCGGATTTGGACTTTGATGAGGAAGGGGAAGATGACCGGCCTGAAGATGCGTTTGCCGATCAGGCAGCTGTTATTAGAGCCAAGCGGGAGAAGATGAGGCAGTCACGTACAGCACCTGCGCCTGATTACATATCACTGGATGGTGGTACCGCTAATCATTCTGCTGTTGAAGGAGTCAGCGACGAGGAAGCAGACTTTCAGGGAATTTTCGTCGGTGCTAGACCGCATAAAGGTGATAAGAAAGGTGTGTTTGATTTCGGTGATGATAATCCTATTGTTAAAGAAACCACGACAAGTAGTTTttatgaggatgaggatgaagaagagaagttgtGGGAGGAAGAGCAATATAAGAAGGGTATTGGTAAAAGAATGGATGAAGGGTCTCATAGGACTGTAAGTAGTAATGGAATTGGCGTGCCTTTGCATCCGAACCAGCAGCCACCACCACAACAGCAACCGCAGAGGTATGCTTATCATGCCGGGATTCCAATGCCGAATGTTTCTCTGCCTCCTACCATTGGTCCAGCTACTAGTGTTGATACTCTACCAATGTCACAACAAGCCGAGCTTGCCAAGAAGGCATTGCAAGACAATGTTAAGAAGCTTAAG GAGTCTCATGCAAAAACCTTATCCTCGCTTACCAAGACAGATGAGAATTTGACTGATTCGTTGATGAGTATCACAGCTCTTGAAAGTTCTCTAGCTGCAGCTGGAGACAAGTATGTCTTCATGCAAAAACTTAGAGACTTCATTTCTGTTATCTGCGACTTCATGCAG GAAAAGGGTTCCTTAATGGAGGAAATTGAAGATCAAATGAAGGAACTTAATGAAAAACATGCTTTATCTATTCTAGAAAGGAGAGTTGCAGATAACGATGATGAAATGGTAGAGTTGGGGGCTGCTGTTAAAGCAGCAATGGCAGTTCTGAACAAACAAGGACGCAGTACTTCAGTGATTGCTGCTGCCACAAGTGCTGCGTTGGCTGCATCTGCTTCCATAAGACAGCAGACGAATCAACCAGTTAAGCTTGACGAATTTGGCAGAGATGAAAACCTGCAGAAGCGCAGGGAAGTTGAACAGAGGGCTGCAGATCGGCAGAAAAGGCGAGCTCGATTTGAAAATAAGCGTGCATCAGCCATGGAGATTGATGGATCTTCTCTGAAAATAGAAGGAGAATCAAGCACTGACGAGAGTGACAGTGAGACTTCAGCTTATAAGGAGACGAGAGATAGCTTACTTCAGTGTGCTGATAAGGTCTTTAGTGATGCATCTGAGGAGTACTCCCAGCTTTCGATGGTGAAGGCAAGATTTGAGAGGTGGAAGCGAGACTATTCATCTACTTATCGGGATGCTTACATGTCTTTGACTGTTCCTTCCATCTTTTCACCTTATGTAAGACTGGAGCTTTTGAAATGGGATCCTCTTCATCAATATGTGGATTTCTTTGACATGAAATG GCATGGATTGCTATTTGATTACGGGAAGCCAGAAGATGAGGATGATTTTGCACCAGATGATACTGATGCCAACCTTGTCCCTGAGCTAGTGGAAAAGGTTGCGATTCCCATTTTGCACCACCAGATAGTTCGTTGTTGGGATATACTTAGCACTCAGGAGACAAGAAATGCTGTTGCTGCTACAAGCTTGGTGACAAATTATGTTCCTGCTTCGAGTGAGGCCGTAGCGGAACTATTGACTGCTATTCGTGCTCGCCTTGTTGAAGCCATTGCAGCTATTAGT GTTCCGACATGGGATCCTCTGGTATTGAAGGCTGTACCTAATGCTCCACAAGTTGCTGCATATAGGTTTGGGACATCCGTCCGTCTTATGAGAAATATATGTATGTGGAAAGACATCCTGGCGCTTCCAGTGTTGGAGAACTTGGCGCTTAGTGACCTTTTGTTTGGAAAAGTATTACCCCATGTCAGAAGCATTGCATCAAATATCCATGATGCTGTGACAAGAACTGAAAGGATCATTGCTTCTTTGTCTGGAGTATGGACAGGACCAAGCGTCACAAGAACCCACAG TCGTCCGCTGCAGCCTCTTGTGGACTGTACTCTGACACTAAGAAGAAATCTCGAGAAAAGGCTTGCCTCAGGACTGGACGATGTGGAAACCACTGGTCTTGCCCGCAGGTTAAAGAGAATACTAGTCGAGCTCCACGAACATGACCACGCCAGGGAAACTGTCAGAACATTCAATCTCAAGGAGGCAGTTTGA
- the LOC104769075 gene encoding WD repeat-containing protein 26, with protein MGVVEDTEPPLKRAKRLVDEPNGFSGNSSVRPCSVNNSLGDLMARPLTSQGDDQTIGSKGVIKKSEFVRIITRALYSLGYDKTGAMLEEESGISLHNSIIKAFLQQVKDGKWDESVKTLHRIGLSDEKAVKSASFLLLEQKFLELLKFEKILDALGTLRNEMVPLRINTKRVHELASSLISPSSLISHTTSDPGKESVNSRSKILEELQNLLPASVIIPEKRLECLVENSLHIQRDSCVFHNTLDSDLSLYTDHQCGKHQIPSQTVQILASHTDEVWFLQFSHNGKYLASSSKDQTAIIWEINADGKISLKHTLVGHQKPVIAILWSPDDRQVLTCGAEEVIRRWDVDSGDCVQMYEKGGISPISCGWYPDGQGIIAGMTDRSICMWDLDGREIECWKGQRTQKVSDIAMTDDGKWLVSVCKDSVISLFDREATVERLIEEEDMITSFSLSNDNKYLLVNLLNQEIRLWNIEGDPKIVSRYKGHRRSRFIIRSCFGGYKQAFIASGSEDSQVYIWHRSTGKLIIELPGHAGAVNCVSWSPTNLHMLASASDDGTIRIWGLERINQQNQKKQVQGSSSNGVIHRCNGN; from the exons ATGGGAGTTGTGGAGGATACTGAACCTCCTTTGAAACGTGCAAAGCGGCTTGTTGACGAACCTAACGGCTTCTCCGGGAACTCTTCTGTTAGACCTTGTAGTGTGAACAACTCTTTGGGAGACCTGATGGCAAGGCCTCTCACCTCCCAAGGGGATGACCAAACTATCGGCTCCAAAGGTGTCATTAAAAAATCTGAATTTGTTAGGATTATCACTAGGGCTCTTTATTCTCTTGGATATGATAAAACCGGGGCTATGTTGGAGGAAGAATCCGGTATCTCTCTCCATAATTCCATCATTAAGGCGTTTCTGCAGCAGGTTAAGGATGGAAAATGGGATGAAAGTGTTAAAACATTGCACAGAATCGGTCTGTCTGATGAGAAGGCTGTCAAATCTGCTTCTTTCTTGCTCTTAGAGCAAAAGTTCTTAGAGCTTCTGAAATTTGAAAAGATACTTGATGCGCTTGGCACCTTAAGGAATGAGATGGTGCCTCTTCGTATTAATACAAAGCGTGTTCACGAGCTTGCTTCCTCCCTTATATCACCTTCCAGCCTTATATCACATACCACTTCTGATCCAGGTAAAGAAAGTGTGAATTCGAGGTCCAAGATTCTTGAGGAACTGCAAAACTTGCTTCCTGCTTCTGTTATAATCCCAGAAAAGAGGTTGGAGTGTTTAGTTGAGAATTCCCTTCATATCCAGCGGGATTCTTGTGTTTTCCATAATACCTTGGATAGTGATTTGTCTTTGTATACTGATCATCAATGCGGGAAGCACCAAATTCCTTCTCAGACTGTTCAG ATCTTGGCGTCACATACCGATGAAGTTTGGTTCTTGCAATTCTCTCATAATGGCAAATATCTGGCGTCATCTTCCAAGGATCAGACTGCGATTATATGGGAG ATCAACGCAGATGGGAAAATTTCGTTGAAGCATACACTTGTTGGCCACCAAAAACCCGTAATTGCCATCTTATGGAGTCCTGATGATCGTCAAGTTCTTACATGTGGAGCAGAAGAGGTTATCAGACGCTGGGATGTTGATTCAGGAGACTGTGTTCAAATGTATGAAAAAGGTGGTATTAGTCCCATTTCTTGCGGATGGTATCCTGACGGCCAGGGAATAATCGCTGGGATGACAGACCGAAGCATATGCATGTGGGATTTAGATGGTAGAGAGATAGAATGCTGGAAAGGTCAGAGGACGCAGAAGGTATCTGATATAGCAATGACGGACGATGGAAAGTGGCTCGTAAGTGTATGCAAGGATTCAGTGATTTCCCTATTTGATAGGGAAGCTACAGTTGAGAGATTGATCGAAGAGGAAGACATGATTACATCGTTCTCGCTTTCGAATGACAACAAATATCTCCTGGTAAATCTCCTAAACCAGGAAATCCGTCTCTGGAATATCGAAGGTGACCCCAAGATTGTGTCGAGGTACAAAGGCCACAGGCGTTCACGATTCATCATCAGATCATGCTTTGGTGGGTACAAACAAGCTTTTATTGCTAGTGGAAGCGAGGATTCTCAG GTATACATTTGGCACAGATCAACAGGGAAGTTAATCATTGAGCTACCAGGGCATGCAGGAGCGGTAAACTGCGTGAGCTGGAGCCCGACGAACCTTCACATGTTGGCGTCAGCAAGCGATGATGGAACCATAAGGATATGGGGACTCGAGAGGATTAACCAACAGAATCAGAAGAAGCAAGTGCAAGGAAGTAGTAGTAACGGCGTGATTCACCGATGCAATGGGAATTGA
- the LOC104769071 gene encoding NADH dehydrogenase [ubiquinone] flavoprotein 1, mitochondrial isoform X1 → MAAVRGILGLQRAVSVWKESNRLAPALRSFSTQAASTSTTPQPPPPPPPPEKTHFGGLKDEDRIFTNLYGLHDPFLKGAMKRGDWHRTKDLVLKGTDWIVNEMKKSGLRGRGGAGFPSGLKWSFMPKVSDGRPSYLVVNADESEPGTCKDREIMRHDPHKLLEGCLIAGVGMRASAAYIYIRGEYVNERLNLEKARREAYAAGLLGKNACGSGYDFDVYIHFGAGAYICGEETALLESLEGKQGKPRLKPPFPANAGLYGCPTTVTNVETVAVSPTILRRGPEWFSSFGRKNNAGTKLFCISGHVNKPCTVEEEMSIPLKELIERHCGGVRGGWDNLLAIIPGGSSVPLIPKNVCEDVLMDFDALKAVQSGLGTAAVIVMDKSTDVVDAIARLSYFYKHESCGQCTPCREGTGWLWMIMERMKVGNAKLEEIDMLQEVTKQIEGHTICALGDAAAWPVQGLIRHFRPELERRIRERADRELLQAAA, encoded by the exons atg GCAGCCGTTAGGGGGATTCTTGGTTTGCAAAGGGCAGTATCAGTTTGGAAGGAGAGTAACAGATTGGCTCCAGCTTTGAGATCATTCAGCACCCAAGCTGCATCCACTTCCACCACTCCACAGCcgcctccacctcctcctcctccggaaAAGACTCATTTCGGTGGTCTCAAGGATGAAGATCGGATTTTTACCAATCTCTATGGTCTACATGACCCATTTCTCAAAGGTGCGATGAAGAGAGGTGATTGGCATAGGACCAAAGATTTGGTGCTCAAGGGTACTGATTGGATTGTCAATGAAATGAAGAAGTCTGGTCTTCGTGGACGTGGTGGTGCTGGTTTCCCTTCTGGTCTTAAGTGGTCTTTTATGCCTAAAGTATCTGATGGACGTCCCTCCTATTTGGTTGTCAATGCTGATGAGAGTGAGCCTGGAACTTGTAAAGATAGGGAGATCATGCGTCATGACCCTCACAAACTGTTGGAAGGGTGTTTGATTGCTGGTGTTGGAATGAGAGCTAGTGCAGCGTACATTTACATCAGGGGTGAATATGTGAATGAGCGTTTGAATCTAGAGAAGGCGAGAAGAGAAGCATATGCAGCTGGTCTCTTGGGGAAGAATGCATGTGGTTCTGgctatgattttgatgtttatATCCACTTTGGTGCTGGTGCATACATTTGTGGTGAAGAGACTGCTCTTCTTGAAAGCCTTGAAGGTAAGCAAGGAAAGCCTAGGTTGAAGCCCCCGTTTCCTGCTAACGCTGGTTTATATGGCTGTCCCACAACTGTTACCAATGTGGAAACAGTTGCTGTTTCGCCTACCATTTTAAGGCGTGGACCTGAGTGGTTTTCTAGTTTCGGTAGGAAGAATAACGCGGGGACAAAGTTGTTTTGTATATCGGGCCATGTAAACAAGCCATGCACGGTGGAAGAGGAGATGAGTATACCTCTCAAGGAACTGATTGAGAGGCATTGTGGAGGTGTTAGAGGTGGATGGGACAATCTACTTGCTATCATCCCTGGTGGCTCATCCGTTCCTCTGATTCCTAAGAACGTTTGCGAGGATGTGCTGATGGATTTTGATGCGCTCAAGGCTGTCCAATCAGGGTTAGGAACTGCAGCAGTCATTGTGATGGATAAGTCAACCGATGTTGTTGATGCAATCGCAAGGCTCTCTTACTTCTACAAGCATGAAAGCTGTGGACAATGCACTCCTTGCAGAGAGGGAACAGGTTGGCTTTGGATGATCATGGAGAGAATGAAAGTTGGTAATGCAAAGCTGGAAGAAATTGATATGCTCCAGGAGGTAACCAAACAGATCGAAGGACACACAATCTGTGCATTGGGTGATGCAGCTGCATGGCCCGTTCAAGGTCTGATAAGACACTTTAGGCCAGAGCTCGAGAGAAGGATCAGGGAACGCGCTGACAGGGAGTTGCTACAGGCTGCTGCTTAA
- the LOC104769072 gene encoding meiotically up-regulated protein C1442.13c-like isoform X1, protein MEDSSVSTSSWGANIGFEHLKKQGWKEGTGLGIAEQGILMPIDTQVKHKKLGLRAEKLKIQWRNKIVKSQATIPQNSEKVSNVMGESSGSSSSLPAINSSNIGFQLLKKHGWTEGTGLGVAEQGRLVPIQAEPKNNKRGLGAEQPAKRKAAQPKATASGDGEKDEGDSKKSKKLSKKMRKMMEHEKHLQEKEFERAFFREFWPENL, encoded by the exons ATGGAAGATTCCTCAGTTTCAACAAGTTCATGGGGTGCCAATATAGGGTTTGAG CATCTAAAGAAGCAAGGTTGGAAGGAAGGTACTGGTCTAGGAATCGCTGAACAG GGGATACTGATGCCTATAGACACGCAAGTGAAACATAAGAAACTTGGACTGAGAGCAGAGAAACTAAAGATACAATGGAGGAATAAAATTGTAAAGTCTCAGGCTACCATTCCTCAAAACAGTGAAAAG GTGTCGAACGTTATGGGTGAGTCCTCTGGATCAAGCAGTTCATTGCCTGCTATCAATTCTTCCAACATTGGGTTTCAA CTACTAAAGAAGCATGGCTGGACGGAAGGCACTGGTCTTGGAGTCGCTGAACAG GGCAGATTGGTGCCTATACAAGCAGAgccaaaaaataacaaaagaggaTTGGGAGCTGAACAACCAGCTAAGAGAAAAGCGGCACAACCTAAGGCTACAGCTTCTGGAGACGGCGAAAAG GATGAAGGAGACTCAAAGAAGAGCAAGAAACTCTCTAAGAAAATGCGGAAGATGATGGAGCACGAAAAACATTTACAGGAAAAAGAATTTGAACGAGCCTTCTTTAGGGAGTTCTGGCCTGAGAATTTATAG
- the LOC104769076 gene encoding transcription elongation factor SPT4 homolog 1, whose amino-acid sequence MGEAPAQIPTSFGHELRACLRCRLVKTYDQFRDSGCENCPFFKMEDDHERIVDVTTPNFNGIISMMDPRRSWAARWLRIGKFAPGCYTLAVSEALPEEMQFICQEVQVQYVPPKRI is encoded by the exons ATGGGAGAAGCGCCTGCACAGATTCCGACGAGTTTCGGTCACGAGCTTAGGGCTTGTCTTCGATGTCGCCTCGTCAAAACCTACGATCAG TTTAGGGATTCTGGGTGCGAGAATTGTCCTTTCTTCAAAATGGAAGACGATCATGAACGTATCGTCGATGTTACCACCCCTAATTTCAACGG TATAATCTCTATGATGGATCCACGCAGAAGTTGGGCAGCAAGATGGTTAAGAATTG GGAAGTTCGCTCCTGGTTGCTACACTCTTGCTGTCTCAGAGGCACTCCCAGAGGAAATGCAG TTCATATGCCAAGAAGTGCAGGTACAGTATGTTCCGCCCAAACGCATTTGA
- the LOC104769071 gene encoding NADH dehydrogenase [ubiquinone] flavoprotein 1, mitochondrial isoform X2, translated as MKRGDWHRTKDLVLKGTDWIVNEMKKSGLRGRGGAGFPSGLKWSFMPKVSDGRPSYLVVNADESEPGTCKDREIMRHDPHKLLEGCLIAGVGMRASAAYIYIRGEYVNERLNLEKARREAYAAGLLGKNACGSGYDFDVYIHFGAGAYICGEETALLESLEGKQGKPRLKPPFPANAGLYGCPTTVTNVETVAVSPTILRRGPEWFSSFGRKNNAGTKLFCISGHVNKPCTVEEEMSIPLKELIERHCGGVRGGWDNLLAIIPGGSSVPLIPKNVCEDVLMDFDALKAVQSGLGTAAVIVMDKSTDVVDAIARLSYFYKHESCGQCTPCREGTGWLWMIMERMKVGNAKLEEIDMLQEVTKQIEGHTICALGDAAAWPVQGLIRHFRPELERRIRERADRELLQAAA; from the coding sequence ATGAAGAGAGGTGATTGGCATAGGACCAAAGATTTGGTGCTCAAGGGTACTGATTGGATTGTCAATGAAATGAAGAAGTCTGGTCTTCGTGGACGTGGTGGTGCTGGTTTCCCTTCTGGTCTTAAGTGGTCTTTTATGCCTAAAGTATCTGATGGACGTCCCTCCTATTTGGTTGTCAATGCTGATGAGAGTGAGCCTGGAACTTGTAAAGATAGGGAGATCATGCGTCATGACCCTCACAAACTGTTGGAAGGGTGTTTGATTGCTGGTGTTGGAATGAGAGCTAGTGCAGCGTACATTTACATCAGGGGTGAATATGTGAATGAGCGTTTGAATCTAGAGAAGGCGAGAAGAGAAGCATATGCAGCTGGTCTCTTGGGGAAGAATGCATGTGGTTCTGgctatgattttgatgtttatATCCACTTTGGTGCTGGTGCATACATTTGTGGTGAAGAGACTGCTCTTCTTGAAAGCCTTGAAGGTAAGCAAGGAAAGCCTAGGTTGAAGCCCCCGTTTCCTGCTAACGCTGGTTTATATGGCTGTCCCACAACTGTTACCAATGTGGAAACAGTTGCTGTTTCGCCTACCATTTTAAGGCGTGGACCTGAGTGGTTTTCTAGTTTCGGTAGGAAGAATAACGCGGGGACAAAGTTGTTTTGTATATCGGGCCATGTAAACAAGCCATGCACGGTGGAAGAGGAGATGAGTATACCTCTCAAGGAACTGATTGAGAGGCATTGTGGAGGTGTTAGAGGTGGATGGGACAATCTACTTGCTATCATCCCTGGTGGCTCATCCGTTCCTCTGATTCCTAAGAACGTTTGCGAGGATGTGCTGATGGATTTTGATGCGCTCAAGGCTGTCCAATCAGGGTTAGGAACTGCAGCAGTCATTGTGATGGATAAGTCAACCGATGTTGTTGATGCAATCGCAAGGCTCTCTTACTTCTACAAGCATGAAAGCTGTGGACAATGCACTCCTTGCAGAGAGGGAACAGGTTGGCTTTGGATGATCATGGAGAGAATGAAAGTTGGTAATGCAAAGCTGGAAGAAATTGATATGCTCCAGGAGGTAACCAAACAGATCGAAGGACACACAATCTGTGCATTGGGTGATGCAGCTGCATGGCCCGTTCAAGGTCTGATAAGACACTTTAGGCCAGAGCTCGAGAGAAGGATCAGGGAACGCGCTGACAGGGAGTTGCTACAGGCTGCTGCTTAA
- the LOC104769073 gene encoding uncharacterized protein LOC104769073 produces the protein MTSLLLPSSQFLQTRSHQSNGQRLLLPRTPLFSPLPSLRQLKPKHISVSAAASKKQSETVTAQTPSAKKNSSVEEETEEEEVEEDMLWIQEKALDLVEFTSSVTQAIPGPRVGSSKLPWMLAVPLAYVGVTFVTAFVKTVQKFSSPKAQRRKLVNQNAMLCRSIDELLRKDGTVHSSELKALEQKTEFNMEEILRKYIRYALNEKPFNPDLVADLIHLRRASGLNDSQIPEILNEISRRIVKEKGPVVMKMQGFTEKGFKRKLAVQALFGKIYYLSELPDFCSKDNSLIVKEIFGVTDEDAEKLRIHALAEAGDIEALEKMVEFEKTAESSSDKEEDSIEEDDSSTTSY, from the exons ATGACGTCACTTCTCTTACCTTCATCTCAATTTCTCCAAACTCGAAGCCACCAGAGCAATGGCCAGCGATTGCTACTCCCTCGAACACCACTGTTCTCCCCACTACCCTCACTCCGTCAGCTGAAACCGAAACACATCTCTGTTTCCGCCGCAGCGTCGAAGAAACAATCGGAGACTGTCACAGCTCAGACTCCGAGTGCGAAGAAGAATTCGAGCGTGGAGGAGGagacagaagaggaagaagtagagGAAGATATGTTATGGATTCAGGAGAAGGCGTTAGACCTAGTCGAGTTCACTAGTTCGGTGACTCAAGCGATTCCAGGTCCTCGAGTTGGAAGTAGCAAATTGCCGTGGATGCTCGCTGTTCCGTTAGCTTACGTCGGCGTCACTTTTGTTACTGCTTTTGTCAAAACCGTTCAGAAGTTCtcttctcctaaagctcaacgGAGGAAACTG GTGAATCAGAATGCTATGCTTTGTAGATCTATAGATGAACTGTTACGCAAAGATGGAACAGTTCATAGCTCTGAGCTTAAGGCACTTGAACAGAag ACAGAGTTCAACATGGAGGAGATATTGAGGAAATACATTCGTTATGCGTTGAATGAGAAGCCGTTTAATCCTGACCTTGTTGCTGATCTCATTCATCTGAGAAGAGCTTCTGGTTTGAATGATTCTCAGATTCCTGAGATTTTAAATGAGATCTCTCGTCGtattgttaaagaaaaag GTCCGGTAGTGATGAAAATGCAAGGGTTTACAGAAAAAGGATTCAAGAGAAAACTTGCTGTGCAGGCGCTCTTTGGAAAAATTTACTATCTTTCTGAG CTTCCTGACTTCTGCTCAAAAGACAACTCCTTAATCGTCAAGGAAATATTCGGAGTTACAGA TGAAGACGCAGAGAAGCTGCGGATACACGCGCTTGCTGAAGCTGGAGACATAGAGGCACTTGAGAAAATGGTGGAATTTGAGAAAACTGCGGAGTCTTCCtcagataaagaagaagattcaattGAAGAAGATGACTCTAGTACCACTTCTTACTag